One Belonocnema kinseyi isolate 2016_QV_RU_SX_M_011 chromosome 6, B_treatae_v1, whole genome shotgun sequence genomic region harbors:
- the LOC117174895 gene encoding ubiquitin-conjugating enzyme E2 L5: protein MAATRRLQKELGDLRASSIKNFTNIQVDESNILTWQGLILPDNAPYNKGAFRIEINFPAEYPFKPPRITFKTKIYHPNVDEKGQVCLPIITAENWKPATKTDQVIQALIALVNDPEPEHPLRGDLAEEFLRDRRKFLKNAEDFTKKYAEKRRETSSAD from the exons ATGGCAGCTACGAGAAGGTTGCAAAAG GAATTGGGCGATTTGAGAGCTTCGTCTatcaagaatttcacaaatatccaAGTCGATGAGTCAAACATTCTTACATGGCAAGGACTCATATTACCG GACAACGCACCTTACAATAAAGGCGCTTTCCGCATAGAAATAAATTTCCCAGCTGAATATCCGTTTAAGCCACCGCGGATtacatttaagacaaaaatatatCATCCAAATGTGGATGAAAAAGGCCAAGTTTGTCTACCTATAATCACCGCTGAAAACTGGAAACCCGCTACCAAAACAGATCAAG tgatCCAAGCTTTAATAGCTTTAGTGAACGATCCTGAGCCAGAGCATCCATTGCGAGGCGATTTGGCCGAGGAATTTCTTCGGGATAGaagaaagttcttaaaaaatgcaGAGGACTTTACGAAGAAGTACGCCGAAAAAAGGCGAGAAACATCATCGGCTGACTAA